Proteins co-encoded in one Bradyrhizobium sp. 170 genomic window:
- a CDS encoding Fe-Mn family superoxide dismutase — protein MAYEIKPFSLDPKSVKGISEKILVSHYENNYVGAVKRLNAIAVQLAELDFAKAPNFLINGLKREELVAMNSMILHEAYFDSLGGGGAARGSLGDAIARDFGSVDRWRAEFSAMGKAEGGGSGWVLLSYSPHDRRLVNQWAADHTNAVAGGRPVIALDMYEHAYHMDYGAKAAAYVDAFMEAINWDNAAKLYDRLSREG, from the coding sequence ATGGCCTATGAGATCAAGCCGTTCTCGCTCGATCCGAAGTCGGTGAAGGGAATTTCCGAGAAAATTCTCGTGAGCCACTATGAGAACAACTATGTCGGCGCGGTGAAGCGTTTGAACGCCATCGCGGTCCAACTGGCGGAACTTGACTTTGCCAAGGCGCCGAATTTTCTGATCAATGGCCTCAAGCGCGAAGAACTGGTTGCGATGAACTCAATGATTCTGCACGAGGCGTATTTCGACAGTCTCGGTGGCGGCGGCGCGGCCCGAGGCTCGCTGGGAGACGCGATTGCGCGCGATTTCGGCAGCGTCGATCGCTGGCGCGCGGAATTCTCCGCGATGGGCAAGGCGGAAGGTGGCGGTTCCGGTTGGGTGCTGCTGTCTTATTCGCCTCACGACAGGCGACTGGTCAATCAATGGGCTGCCGATCACACCAATGCCGTCGCCGGCGGCCGGCCGGTGATTGCGCTCGACATGTACGAGCACGCCTATCACATGGACTATGGCGCCAAGGCTGCTGCGTATGTCGATGCCTTCATGGAGGCCATCAATTGGGATAACGCCGCGAAGCTGTACGACCGGCTCAGCCGCGAGGGCTGA